A DNA window from Tenuifilaceae bacterium CYCD contains the following coding sequences:
- the msrB gene encoding peptide methionine sulfoxide reductase MsrB, with product MVNYKYFTIAVIIMLYGFSAKCQTDTSKKMDNNNLKSKLTELQFYVTQQKGTERPFTGEFWDNFEKGKYLCICCGAELFESDTKFNSSCGWPSFFDSKFIDNIKFAKDTSHGMIRTEVLCKKCGAHLGHVFEDGPEPTGLRYCINSASLKFVPSNTKH from the coding sequence ATGGTTAATTATAAATACTTTACTATTGCAGTGATTATAATGCTATATGGCTTTTCGGCAAAATGCCAAACCGACACATCTAAAAAAATGGATAACAATAATTTAAAAAGCAAACTTACAGAACTTCAGTTCTACGTTACCCAACAGAAAGGAACAGAGCGACCATTCACTGGTGAGTTCTGGGATAATTTTGAGAAAGGGAAATACCTATGCATTTGCTGTGGTGCAGAACTATTTGAGTCTGACACCAAATTCAACTCCAGCTGTGGCTGGCCTAGTTTCTTCGACTCAAAGTTTATTGATAATATAAAATTTGCCAAGGATACAAGCCACGGGATGATAAGAACAGAGGTACTATGTAAAAAATGCGGAGCACATCTTGGCCATGTTTTCGAAGATGGCCCTGAACCCACAGGTTTAAGATACTGTATTAATTCTGCTTCATTAAAATTTGTTCCATCAAACACTAAACACTAA
- the ltaE gene encoding threonine aldolase → MVMESIKRGFASDNNSGVHPNILKAFELVNKGHAIAYGDDTYTQQAVHKFKEIFGEDIEVFFVFIGSAANVLGLQSITQRHNAIICSDTAHINVDECGAPERFTNCKLLTVSTPNGKLTVDLVKKHMHGFGFQHHAQPKVISISQTSELGTLYRPEEVKALADYAHSNGLLLHMDGARLGNAAVSLGMDFKKFTCDAGVDVLSFGGTKNGMMYGEAIVFFNKQLAQDFMYTRKQGLQLASKMRYISAQFLAYLSNNQWFNTAKHSNSMAKILESKVRQISAITITQPVESNAVFAIVPERIIPKLQEEYFFYVWDEDKSEVRWMTSWDTTEEDIEKFVAKIQELL, encoded by the coding sequence ATGGTAATGGAATCAATAAAACGCGGTTTTGCAAGCGATAATAACTCGGGTGTACACCCAAATATTTTGAAAGCATTTGAGCTGGTAAACAAAGGCCATGCAATTGCTTATGGCGACGATACCTATACTCAGCAAGCTGTTCATAAATTCAAGGAGATTTTTGGCGAAGATATTGAGGTGTTCTTTGTTTTTATAGGATCGGCGGCTAATGTTCTAGGATTGCAGTCCATTACTCAGCGTCATAATGCCATAATCTGTTCCGATACTGCTCATATCAATGTTGATGAGTGTGGAGCTCCGGAGCGGTTTACTAACTGTAAGCTATTAACTGTTTCAACTCCCAATGGAAAGTTAACCGTTGATTTGGTTAAGAAGCACATGCATGGGTTCGGATTTCAGCACCATGCTCAACCCAAGGTAATATCTATTTCCCAAACTTCGGAGTTGGGAACTCTTTATAGACCTGAGGAAGTAAAGGCGCTTGCCGATTATGCTCATAGCAATGGGTTGCTGCTGCACATGGATGGTGCCCGCTTAGGCAATGCTGCTGTTTCGTTGGGTATGGATTTTAAAAAATTCACCTGCGATGCTGGCGTTGACGTTTTATCGTTTGGCGGTACAAAGAATGGTATGATGTATGGCGAAGCCATTGTTTTCTTTAATAAGCAGTTGGCTCAAGATTTTATGTATACCCGTAAGCAGGGGTTGCAACTCGCATCGAAGATGCGATATATATCCGCTCAATTCTTGGCGTACCTGAGCAATAATCAATGGTTTAATACGGCAAAGCATTCCAATAGCATGGCAAAAATACTAGAGTCAAAGGTAAGGCAGATCAGTGCCATTACAATTACCCAGCCAGTTGAATCGAATGCTGTGTTTGCCATTGTTCCAGAACGCATTATTCCAAAGTTACAGGAGGAGTACTTCTTTTACGTTTGGGATGAGGATAAATCCGAGGTTCGCTGGATGACTTCTTGGGATACCACCGAGGAAGATATCGAAAAGTTTGTGGCTAAGATCCAAGAGTTGCTCTAG
- a CDS encoding LacI family transcriptional regulator: protein MKSSQITIKDIARELGISPSTVSRALKDHPDISQETKRLVNELATKYNYKPNIIALSLRSQRSNVIGVVIPEFVHYFFSSVISGIEEVAKAHGYSVMISQSGEDFNREVSACDIFLNGIIDGLIISVSKETNDYSHFHRFEDEGIPIVFFDRVIDEVQADRIVIDDFDGAYQATEHLIIQGRRKIVHFAGPQNRLIGQNRLNGYLKAMRDNGVVIDEKLIIPCDTFQSAIVETQKLIDSGMKFDSIFTVNDFTAAGAIKILTRNGVKIPQDISVVGFGDDQTSMMVEPTLTTVSQPGYEMGKKAMEQLIRRITQTRQDPPVTEILKTQLIVRESSRIR from the coding sequence ATGAAATCGAGCCAAATTACCATTAAGGATATTGCTAGAGAGTTAGGGATTAGTCCATCAACTGTGTCAAGGGCTTTAAAGGATCATCCCGACATCAGTCAGGAAACAAAACGCTTGGTTAATGAGCTTGCCACAAAGTATAACTATAAGCCCAATATTATTGCATTAAGCCTTAGAAGTCAGCGTAGCAATGTGATTGGAGTAGTTATCCCTGAATTCGTTCACTATTTTTTCTCTTCAGTGATTAGTGGTATTGAAGAAGTAGCCAAGGCGCATGGGTATAGCGTTATGATTAGCCAATCCGGTGAGGATTTTAACCGTGAGGTTTCGGCTTGCGATATTTTTCTGAATGGGATTATTGATGGATTAATCATATCAGTTTCCAAGGAAACCAATGACTATAGTCATTTCCACAGATTTGAGGATGAAGGTATTCCTATAGTTTTTTTTGATAGGGTTATTGATGAAGTTCAGGCAGATAGAATTGTTATAGATGACTTTGATGGGGCATATCAGGCTACTGAGCATTTGATTATTCAGGGGCGCCGAAAGATTGTGCATTTTGCTGGACCTCAAAATAGACTCATTGGACAAAACCGTTTGAATGGATACCTTAAGGCGATGCGAGATAATGGTGTGGTAATAGATGAGAAACTTATTATTCCATGCGATACGTTTCAATCGGCAATTGTTGAAACACAGAAATTGATTGATAGCGGGATGAAATTTGATTCTATATTTACTGTAAACGATTTCACGGCAGCTGGTGCAATTAAGATTTTAACTCGGAACGGTGTAAAGATTCCTCAGGATATTTCGGTTGTGGGATTTGGCGATGACCAAACATCCATGATGGTTGAACCTACACTTACCACTGTAAGTCAGCCCGGTTACGAAATGGGCAAAAAGGCCATGGAGCAGTTAATCCGTCGTATAACTCAAACCCGGCAAGATCCTCCTGTTACCGAAATCTTAAAAACACAGTTAATAGTGAGGGAATCATCTAGGATCCGATAG
- a CDS encoding SusC/RagA family TonB-linked outer membrane protein codes for MKKINCFRSFLVLLALISYGSFAYGQRITVSGTITDAANGDPIPGVTVLIKGTTQGTSTDMDGKYSIQAETNSLLVISFVGYETQEVPVNGRAIVDVALKTATQAIDEVVVIGYGSVKKTDATGSVVAVSSKDFNKGAVASPQDLLVGKSAGVVITTAGGAPGSGATIRIRGGSSLNASNDPLIVIDGVPIDNNNVSGSSNILSIVNPNDIENFTVLKDASATAIYGSRASNGVIIITTKKGQTGKPMTISYDGKLSISNAIKFMDVYSGDELRQIAYEHPELYDAANYSRLGSQNTNWQKEIFRTSVSQDHNVSVMGSYKTMPYRASIGHTDQNGILKNTGMKRLTGAISLDPSFLNNSLKVNINAKGMYSKHNFGDDGAIGSAINMDPTQVEKDGNAASAGYFQWVNYGAGLGTPNPVEQILEADNESEVKRFIGNIQLDYTLPFLKDLRVNLNLATDYNKSDGHNNRPTTSPSVLTNPLWGRLTDYSSENKNKLLDFYLNYKKDISEIQSKIDVTGGYSWQHVERERDNYARGYVDATHPYQKSDSSSYITENYLVSFFGRVNYSLMDRYLVTFTTRYDGSSRFSEDNRWGLFPSVALAWKVKEESFLKDITLISDLKLRAGWGITGQQDIMNDNDYPYQALYRVASEGSYYYIDGEYIPTLRPDAYDPNIKWEETTTQNIGIDFGLFNDRITGSVDLYKRETKDLLNEVTIPTGSNFSNTLLTNVGSLENKGVEVSLNLVPLSKKDMSLNLGFNLTYNQNEVTKLLLSNDPDYIGVLYGDAMTGQKQVTRVGYAAKSFFVNKQVYDTNGNPIEGLYVDLSGKGGTVNGDNEDKYIYKNPAPDYLLGFSARFNYKNFDFAASSRGSIGNYVYNQVAAGASYDQMSQIGYWKNFTRQLNDTKFVKRQFTSDYFVQNASFFKLDNISAGYSFNNVYDKINIRVSFAVQNVLTITKYKGLDPEIDGGIDNNIYPRPRTFMFGINITY; via the coding sequence ATGAAGAAAATTAATTGTTTCAGGAGTTTTTTAGTCCTGTTAGCTTTAATTTCGTATGGCAGTTTCGCCTACGGGCAGAGGATTACAGTTAGTGGTACGATTACAGATGCCGCTAATGGTGATCCTATTCCTGGCGTTACGGTACTCATTAAAGGTACAACACAGGGAACGTCCACTGATATGGATGGAAAGTACTCTATCCAGGCAGAGACAAACAGTTTATTGGTTATTAGCTTTGTGGGATACGAAACCCAAGAAGTACCAGTGAACGGTCGCGCTATTGTTGATGTTGCGTTAAAAACTGCAACACAAGCAATTGATGAAGTTGTTGTTATTGGTTACGGTTCGGTGAAGAAAACCGATGCAACAGGATCGGTAGTTGCCGTTAGTTCCAAAGACTTTAACAAAGGAGCAGTTGCCTCTCCTCAGGATCTGTTAGTTGGTAAAAGTGCAGGTGTGGTTATTACTACTGCTGGTGGAGCCCCAGGTAGCGGCGCAACTATACGTATTCGTGGAGGATCATCACTTAATGCATCAAACGATCCATTAATCGTTATTGACGGAGTTCCTATAGATAACAACAACGTTTCGGGAAGTTCAAACATTCTTTCGATTGTAAATCCTAACGATATTGAAAACTTTACAGTTTTAAAAGACGCTTCAGCCACTGCAATTTATGGCTCAAGAGCTTCGAACGGGGTTATAATTATCACCACAAAAAAAGGACAAACAGGTAAGCCAATGACGATTTCGTACGATGGAAAACTATCCATCTCTAACGCAATCAAATTCATGGATGTATACTCCGGCGATGAACTCCGCCAAATTGCTTATGAGCATCCGGAACTATACGATGCCGCCAACTACAGCCGACTAGGTAGCCAAAACACCAATTGGCAAAAAGAGATTTTCCGCACATCGGTATCACAGGATCACAACGTTAGCGTGATGGGCTCATATAAAACAATGCCCTACCGCGCATCTATTGGACACACCGATCAAAATGGTATATTGAAAAATACTGGCATGAAAAGACTTACCGGGGCTATTAGCTTAGATCCCTCATTTCTGAATAATAGTTTAAAGGTTAATATCAATGCCAAAGGGATGTACTCCAAGCATAACTTTGGGGACGATGGAGCTATAGGTTCGGCCATTAACATGGATCCTACCCAGGTTGAAAAGGATGGAAACGCCGCTTCGGCTGGTTATTTTCAATGGGTAAACTATGGTGCTGGTCTTGGAACGCCCAACCCTGTAGAACAGATTCTGGAAGCAGACAACGAATCGGAAGTTAAGCGATTCATCGGCAACATTCAGCTCGACTATACCCTTCCATTCCTAAAAGATTTAAGGGTTAACCTAAACTTAGCTACAGACTACAATAAGAGTGACGGTCACAACAATAGACCTACAACATCCCCATCGGTTCTCACCAACCCACTTTGGGGACGTTTAACTGACTATAGTAGCGAAAACAAGAATAAACTATTAGATTTTTACTTAAACTACAAGAAGGACATCTCCGAAATTCAAAGTAAAATTGACGTTACTGGTGGTTACTCATGGCAACATGTTGAAAGGGAACGCGACAATTATGCCCGTGGATATGTTGATGCTACCCACCCCTACCAAAAATCGGATAGTTCTTCGTATATAACAGAGAATTATCTGGTTTCGTTTTTCGGTAGAGTTAACTACTCGCTAATGGATAGATACTTAGTAACCTTTACTACCCGTTACGATGGCTCTTCGCGTTTCTCCGAAGATAACAGATGGGGCTTGTTCCCTTCTGTTGCCCTTGCATGGAAAGTTAAAGAAGAATCGTTCCTAAAAGATATTACATTAATTTCCGACTTAAAACTACGTGCAGGCTGGGGTATTACAGGTCAACAGGATATTATGAACGACAACGATTATCCATATCAAGCATTGTATAGAGTGGCCTCTGAAGGCTCATACTACTACATTGATGGAGAGTATATCCCTACATTACGCCCAGATGCTTACGATCCAAATATTAAATGGGAAGAAACCACAACCCAGAATATCGGTATTGACTTTGGCTTATTCAACGATCGCATTACGGGATCAGTTGACCTATACAAACGTGAAACCAAGGATCTTCTAAACGAGGTGACTATACCCACAGGTAGTAACTTCTCCAACACTCTACTTACCAACGTTGGTAGTTTAGAGAATAAAGGGGTGGAAGTATCGTTAAACCTTGTTCCTCTCTCAAAGAAAGATATGTCGTTAAACCTTGGCTTCAACCTAACCTACAACCAAAATGAAGTTACCAAGTTGTTACTATCCAATGATCCCGATTACATAGGTGTTCTATATGGAGACGCCATGACAGGACAGAAACAGGTTACCAGAGTTGGCTATGCTGCTAAATCATTTTTCGTAAACAAGCAGGTTTATGACACAAATGGCAATCCAATAGAAGGTTTATATGTTGATCTTTCTGGTAAAGGAGGTACTGTCAATGGTGATAACGAGGACAAGTACATCTACAAGAATCCGGCGCCAGACTATTTACTTGGCTTTTCGGCTCGTTTCAACTATAAGAATTTTGACTTTGCTGCATCATCGCGCGGAAGTATAGGCAACTATGTTTATAACCAAGTTGCAGCAGGTGCATCGTACGACCAAATGAGCCAAATTGGATACTGGAAAAACTTTACCCGTCAGCTGAACGACACTAAGTTTGTTAAACGTCAATTTACCAGTGATTATTTTGTACAAAACGCATCGTTCTTTAAATTGGATAACATTAGCGCAGGCTACTCCTTTAATAATGTGTACGATAAAATTAACATTCGCGTGAGCTTTGCCGTACAAAATGTGTTAACTATTACAAAATATAAAGGATTGGATCCTGAAATTGATGGTGGTATTGACAACAATATCTACCCCAGGCCTAGAACCTTTATGTTTGGAATTAATATAACCTATTAA
- a CDS encoding membrane protein: MKRKITLGIALSALIITSCVKDLDVTPKDPNTILSGNVNGNPVYMKQVLAKIYASFVIYGQSLNSSDADITSSNDGFFTTARALWNLQEITTDEAICGWTDAGISDLNTQTWSPSNPFLTALYQRLGLSITYANDFIKMTNGSSDPDIQRYNAEARFLRALAYYWHMDLFGNPPFTTDNDGVGKFYPEQINRADLFNYIVSELKDIQNKLGAPKSHYPQADKAAAWMLLARAYLNAEVYTGTAKWDSCKMYCDSVIEHGGYALAQNYRQNFCADNDQSPEMIFAFAMDGINTQGPVATTFIIESSSDPEYIPSKKFHGITSNPDWNGNRARKDFLNVMIDTVATYGNVTIPTSDSLFATSKDTRVFLKRKERLDIPSASSSGDYGVGVYKFTAKNSDGSLPANFNTAYACTDFPIFRLADAYLMRAEAKFHIDGSGLDDLNYVRDRAFQAGDFDLTGTTIPNRLATISEQAILDERGREFYYEGQRRTDLVRFGKFTDGNYNWQWKGGVYNGTNTDSHLNIFPIPGDEVSANPNIHQNTGY, translated from the coding sequence ATGAAAAGAAAAATAACCTTAGGAATTGCGCTTTCTGCACTGATCATAACATCGTGCGTGAAAGACTTGGATGTAACCCCGAAGGATCCCAACACAATTCTTTCCGGTAATGTTAATGGCAATCCCGTATACATGAAGCAAGTATTAGCAAAAATATATGCTAGTTTCGTTATATATGGGCAATCCCTAAACTCATCCGATGCTGATATAACATCATCAAATGATGGATTCTTCACCACGGCAAGAGCGCTGTGGAATTTACAAGAAATTACAACTGATGAAGCAATATGCGGATGGACCGATGCAGGAATTTCAGATCTTAATACACAAACATGGAGCCCAAGCAATCCTTTTTTAACGGCACTTTACCAACGCTTAGGTCTAAGTATTACTTACGCTAATGACTTCATCAAAATGACTAACGGAAGTAGCGATCCTGATATTCAACGCTACAACGCCGAAGCTCGTTTTCTCAGGGCACTAGCATACTACTGGCATATGGATCTTTTTGGCAATCCTCCTTTTACAACGGATAATGATGGCGTTGGTAAATTCTATCCAGAACAAATTAATCGAGCAGATCTATTTAATTACATCGTAAGTGAACTAAAGGATATTCAAAATAAATTAGGAGCACCAAAATCGCACTATCCCCAGGCAGACAAAGCTGCGGCATGGATGCTTCTGGCAAGAGCGTACTTAAATGCAGAGGTTTATACAGGAACTGCAAAATGGGATAGCTGCAAAATGTACTGCGATTCAGTAATTGAACATGGCGGATATGCCCTAGCTCAAAACTACCGTCAAAATTTCTGTGCCGATAACGACCAAAGCCCGGAAATGATCTTTGCTTTTGCGATGGATGGAATAAACACCCAAGGACCTGTTGCTACTACATTTATAATAGAATCTAGTAGCGATCCAGAATATATTCCTTCAAAAAAATTTCATGGTATAACCTCAAATCCTGACTGGAATGGGAATCGTGCTCGTAAGGATTTCTTGAACGTAATGATTGATACCGTTGCAACCTATGGTAATGTTACAATCCCTACCAGCGATTCCTTATTTGCAACTAGCAAGGATACTCGAGTTTTCTTAAAAAGAAAGGAAAGACTAGATATTCCAAGCGCATCATCAAGTGGGGATTATGGTGTTGGCGTATATAAGTTCACCGCAAAAAACTCGGATGGAAGTTTACCCGCTAACTTCAACACAGCTTATGCTTGTACCGATTTTCCAATATTCCGCTTAGCAGACGCTTACCTAATGAGAGCCGAGGCCAAATTCCACATTGATGGTTCAGGTTTAGATGATTTGAATTATGTTCGAGACAGAGCATTCCAAGCTGGAGATTTTGATCTAACGGGAACTACGATCCCAAATCGTTTAGCAACTATTTCAGAACAAGCTATATTAGATGAACGTGGCCGTGAATTCTACTATGAAGGTCAACGACGTACAGACCTAGTTCGTTTTGGAAAATTTACCGATGGCAATTACAACTGGCAATGGAAAGGTGGCGTATATAATGGAACCAATACTGACAGCCACTTAAATATATTCCCAATTCCTGGCGACGAGGTATCAGCAAATCCTAATATACATCAAAACACAGGCTACTAA
- a CDS encoding esterase translates to MRISFLSLLLVILSSSKPQPATGKIIRYESFKSDYVNARNVDIWIPDDYSTNRKYAVLYMHDGQMLYDSTLTWNKQEWKVDESLNELIKSKQAKECIVVGIWNDGNNRFIDYLPQKPVELIDTIELKALFNIPTMITFNADKYLLFITKELKPFVDKEFSTYTDADNTFIMGSSMGGLISLYAICEYPDIFGGAACLSTHWTGIMNHNNIIPNAFKKYISENLPSPTTHKIYFDYGTETLDILYKPYQMMIDSVMREKGYNINNWTTVEYAGHDHSENSWASRLEVPLKFLLGSNKTNQ, encoded by the coding sequence ATGAGAATTTCTTTTCTTTCACTCCTACTAGTAATTCTATCGAGTAGTAAACCGCAGCCCGCTACTGGAAAGATAATCCGTTACGAAAGCTTTAAATCGGACTATGTTAATGCAAGAAATGTTGATATTTGGATTCCGGATGATTACTCTACGAATAGAAAATATGCCGTATTATACATGCACGATGGACAAATGCTGTACGACAGCACTCTAACATGGAATAAACAGGAATGGAAAGTTGATGAATCGCTGAATGAACTGATCAAAAGTAAACAAGCAAAGGAATGTATTGTTGTTGGAATATGGAATGATGGGAATAATCGTTTTATAGACTATTTGCCTCAAAAACCAGTTGAATTGATAGACACAATTGAACTTAAAGCCCTATTCAATATTCCAACAATGATTACGTTTAATGCCGATAAATACTTACTATTCATAACAAAAGAGCTAAAACCATTCGTCGATAAAGAATTCTCAACTTACACTGATGCTGATAATACATTCATCATGGGATCCAGTATGGGCGGATTAATATCGTTATATGCAATCTGCGAATACCCCGATATCTTTGGAGGAGCAGCCTGTCTATCAACACACTGGACTGGAATTATGAATCACAATAATATCATTCCTAATGCTTTCAAAAAATACATCTCTGAGAACCTTCCAAGCCCCACGACTCATAAAATATATTTTGATTATGGCACGGAAACTCTTGATATACTTTACAAACCCTACCAAATGATGATAGATAGCGTTATGCGCGAAAAAGGTTATAACATTAATAATTGGACAACAGTTGAGTATGCCGGGCATGATCATTCCGAAAACTCATGGGCCAGTAGGCTTGAGGTTCCCTTAAAATTTTTACTCGGGAGTAATAAAACTAATCAATAA
- a CDS encoding DUF368 domain-containing protein, translating into MKRRPIEYIILVLKGIAMGAADVIPGVSGGTIAFIARIYEELIDSIKSIGSKALLLLFKKNGIVHFLEAINARFLFSVILGIVISFLSLARLMQYLLIYHPIFVWAFFFGLILASVWFVGKSIPKWKISTYYSLAVGIVIGFWITIISPTETTNELWFIFLCGALAICAMILPGISGSFILLLLGKYAFMMGALSSINLQVIGVFILGTIIGIILFSKLLSELLHRFHNLTIAFLMGFMLGALNKVWPWKVAIQTFIDENGTVKPLIERNVLPETFKYTNGLEPHVFWAIVFTLLGVVLIVLLERITIKKESEEEVLRQKLGL; encoded by the coding sequence ATGAAAAGACGACCAATTGAGTACATCATATTAGTATTAAAGGGTATTGCAATGGGTGCTGCCGATGTGATACCGGGAGTTTCGGGTGGAACTATTGCCTTTATAGCAAGAATTTATGAGGAGTTAATCGATTCAATCAAGTCGATCGGTTCAAAGGCTCTTTTGCTTCTATTCAAGAAAAATGGAATAGTGCATTTCCTTGAAGCAATAAATGCCCGATTTTTATTTTCGGTAATACTTGGTATCGTTATTAGTTTTCTTTCATTGGCAAGACTGATGCAGTATTTGCTTATATATCATCCCATTTTTGTTTGGGCGTTCTTTTTCGGGTTAATTTTGGCATCTGTATGGTTTGTGGGCAAAAGTATTCCGAAGTGGAAAATTTCAACATATTATAGTTTAGCGGTGGGTATAGTAATTGGATTTTGGATTACTATTATTTCTCCAACCGAAACAACCAATGAGCTTTGGTTTATTTTTTTATGTGGAGCTTTAGCCATTTGTGCCATGATCTTACCTGGCATATCGGGTAGTTTCATCCTTCTGCTTTTAGGTAAATACGCTTTTATGATGGGCGCTTTATCGTCTATTAATCTCCAGGTTATTGGTGTTTTTATACTAGGAACAATTATTGGTATTATTTTGTTTTCCAAGTTATTGTCGGAACTACTTCATCGATTTCATAATCTTACAATTGCTTTCTTAATGGGCTTTATGCTTGGGGCTTTAAATAAGGTCTGGCCATGGAAGGTTGCCATACAGACATTTATTGATGAAAATGGTACTGTTAAACCATTAATTGAGAGGAATGTTTTACCCGAAACTTTTAAATATACTAACGGCCTTGAACCGCATGTGTTTTGGGCTATAGTTTTTACTTTATTAGGTGTTGTCTTAATTGTACTACTTGAACGGATTACCATCAAGAAAGAGAGCGAAGAAGAAGTTTTAAGACAAAAGTTGGGGTTGTAA
- a CDS encoding phosphosulfolactate synthase codes for MNYSLPFIPERAAKPRNHGLTMVMDKGLSLSEASNMVDSSADYIDFVKFGFGTSLVTPQLKEKIKLYKKSGLRPYLGGTLFELFIIRDMYNDFVKFIDELNLDLVEVSDGSMEMDHGVKCDYISRLAKKYTVISEVGSKQADVHIPDDKWVAMMKTEIDAGSWKVIAEARESGNIGIYNQDHSANVKLIDDIIEHIKIENVIWEAPLKSQQAWFIKQLGANVNLGNIATNEALALETLRLGLRGDTFFQFLPKEIKK; via the coding sequence ATGAACTATAGTTTACCTTTTATACCAGAACGAGCAGCAAAACCTCGTAACCATGGATTAACCATGGTTATGGATAAGGGCTTAAGTTTATCGGAAGCATCTAACATGGTTGATTCCAGCGCAGATTATATCGATTTTGTGAAATTTGGGTTTGGAACTTCTTTGGTAACACCACAGCTAAAAGAAAAAATAAAACTATATAAAAAGTCGGGATTAAGACCATATTTGGGCGGAACTCTATTTGAACTCTTTATTATACGGGATATGTATAATGATTTCGTGAAATTTATTGATGAGTTGAACCTGGATTTGGTTGAAGTATCCGATGGTTCTATGGAGATGGATCATGGGGTAAAGTGTGACTACATATCGCGCTTAGCTAAAAAGTATACCGTCATCTCAGAGGTTGGTTCCAAGCAGGCTGATGTTCATATTCCGGATGATAAGTGGGTTGCCATGATGAAAACTGAAATAGACGCTGGTAGTTGGAAAGTTATTGCGGAGGCTCGCGAGAGTGGAAATATTGGTATCTATAACCAGGATCACTCGGCCAATGTTAAACTGATTGACGATATTATTGAGCATATCAAAATAGAGAATGTAATTTGGGAAGCTCCATTAAAAAGCCAACAGGCATGGTTTATTAAGCAGTTAGGTGCAAATGTAAATTTAGGTAATATTGCTACTAACGAGGCGTTAGCGCTTGAAACCCTAAGGTTGGGATTGCGCGGTGATACATTTTTTCAGTTTCTCCCAAAAGAAATAAAGAAGTAA
- a CDS encoding diguanylate cyclase yields the protein MANLSTTYMGLPLKNPLIIGSSGLTDSVSEIAELEARGAAGVVVKSLFEEEIVAETQDNINRMNASGFIYPETMEYFDYDQMADPLGNYLKLLKDAKSSVNIPIFASINCISAGGWIDFAKRIEDTGVDALELNVFSLPSDFKRSSQENEQVYFDIIDKVTAATQLPISLKIGYYNASLANFIQRLSETPIKGIVLFNRFYNPDFDVNTLQFASTSVFSTPAEISTSLRWIAIMSGRVQCDLAASTGIHDGYAIVKQLLAGANAVQVCSAVYRNGKEHVTFMIKQLEQWMDTNGYSSLDEFRGKMSQVKTYNPAAFERVQFMKYFHDR from the coding sequence ATGGCAAACTTATCGACTACCTACATGGGTTTACCGCTGAAAAACCCGCTAATAATTGGAAGTTCTGGATTAACGGATTCCGTTTCAGAAATTGCAGAACTCGAGGCGCGTGGAGCTGCTGGAGTTGTAGTGAAATCGCTTTTTGAGGAGGAAATTGTTGCCGAAACCCAGGACAACATTAATAGGATGAATGCCTCAGGATTTATATATCCTGAAACGATGGAATACTTTGATTATGATCAAATGGCTGATCCCTTGGGCAACTATTTAAAATTGCTTAAGGATGCCAAGTCCAGCGTAAATATTCCGATTTTTGCAAGCATAAATTGTATATCTGCTGGCGGTTGGATAGATTTTGCTAAAAGGATAGAGGATACAGGTGTTGATGCCCTTGAGTTAAACGTTTTTTCATTACCATCGGATTTTAAAAGATCCTCTCAGGAAAATGAGCAGGTTTATTTTGATATAATTGATAAGGTTACGGCAGCAACCCAACTACCTATTTCGTTGAAAATAGGATACTATAATGCTAGTTTGGCCAATTTTATTCAGCGATTAAGTGAAACTCCAATTAAGGGGATAGTTCTTTTCAATCGGTTTTACAACCCAGATTTTGATGTGAATACCTTACAATTTGCGTCAACAAGCGTGTTTAGTACACCTGCCGAAATATCAACTTCTCTTCGATGGATTGCAATTATGTCGGGTCGGGTTCAATGCGATTTAGCGGCCTCAACCGGAATACATGATGGCTATGCCATTGTTAAGCAGCTTTTGGCCGGTGCTAATGCCGTTCAGGTTTGCTCTGCGGTATACCGTAATGGAAAGGAACATGTTACTTTTATGATTAAGCAACTCGAACAATGGATGGATACCAATGGATACAGTAGTTTGGATGAGTTTAGAGGTAAAATGAGCCAGGTTAAAACATACAATCCTGCCGCATTTGAAAGAGTTCAGTTCATGAAATATTTTCACGATCGTTAG